One window of Sardina pilchardus chromosome 2, fSarPil1.1, whole genome shotgun sequence genomic DNA carries:
- the LOC134066548 gene encoding SLAM family member 5-like: protein MKGNYSLDLYEINWILNDTYNVVKYYPPYNTSGKLVVSEWYKGIVELNYTTFSLELRNLQKNDSGLYRGEIITVGSNFVVEYRLSIFEQVSPILSVQPVLSSGDLCNITVTCTAGDLSLTSTCDSSTCTQKELTGSSSLAIFIRDGVIICNHSNPLSWSNSTVTLCQDTPVLAESHRGDTELLRKLLVAGGLALGGLLICGVLYFRMHVTSKGSLSLHIYQSVEALSTSPDVKRSNLTKSQCSSSYAEIGPSQNALRLSSVECPPCTYSQIQPHTGPSTDLDTTKPEHVYSSVSNV from the exons ATGAAGGGAAATTACAGTCTGGATCTATATGAGATCAACTGGATCTTAAATGACACATATAATGTTGTTAAATATTATCCACCTTATAATACATCTGGCAAACTAGTTGTCTCTGAGTGGTATAAGGGCATAGTGGAGCTTAATTACACCACCTTCTCTCTGGAGCTGAGGAACCTGCAGAAGAATGACAGCGGACTCTACAGAGGAGAGATAATTACTGTGGGGAGTAATTTTGTTGTTGAGTACAGGCTCTCTATTTTCG agcaaGTGTCCCCTATCTTGTCTGTGCAGCCTGTCCTGTCCAGTGGTGACCTCTGTAACATCACAGTGACCTGTACAGCTGGTGACCTCTCTCTGACCTCCACCTGTGACAgcagcacctgcacacagaAGGAGCTGACTGGGTCCTCAAGTCTGGCCATCTTTATTAGAGATGGTGTCATCATCTGCAACCATAGCAACCCACTCAGCTGGAGTAATTCCACAGTAACACTGTGCCAAGATACACCAG TCCTTGCAGAGTCTCACAGGGGTGACACAGAACTCTTACGGAAACTTCTTGTCGCTGGAGGACTAGCACTAGGAGGACTTTTAATTTGTGGAGTTCTGTATTTCCGAATGCATGTGACAAGTAAAG GCAGTTTATCTTTACACATTTATCAGTCAGTGGAG GCTCTGAGTACATCACCAGATGTGAAGagatcaaatctcaccaagtcTCAGTGTTCCTCATCCTATGCTGAGATAGGCCCCTCACAG AATGCACTGCGGCTGAGTTCAGTTGAATGTCCTCCCTGCACCTATTCCCAGATCCAGCCCCACACCGGCCCCAGCACAGACCTGGACACAACTAAGCCAGAGCACGTCTACTCATCTGTCTCAAATGTTTAA